TATCCTTGGTGACAATTTTGAGCGCGTTTTGCTGCGCGCGGTTCTCCTTCATGGCCGCGTTGGCCTTTTCCCATCCGGTAAGGTCGTTGGCCTCCTTGGTGCGCTTGAGCTCAGCGTTTAGCTCCTTGGCAGCAGCGCGCAACTTGTTCATCTCGGCTTCGGCATCCTTACCGTCGATTTCGACCCGCGCCTTGGCAGTTTCGTTTATGGCCATATTGCTCTATTTTTGCGCAATATGGTGCGAGAGTAGGGCTAAATAAAGGACAGAAAAAAGGGATATTACTTGTCCTGCGCTCGACTTTATTACATAAAAAGAGGTGATGTAAATCACCTCTTTGTTTTTATTCGCTTGTGCTACCTAACAACATAAGCTCTGTTGTTATTATCACCCCTTCAAAAAATGAATCTGGCAATGTATTCCCTTGCTGGCTGGCTAGGTTGATAAGATAAAGATTTGTTGTTAAATAAGCAGCGACCTCTTTAGGGTCGCTGGTAAATTCTCTAAGATGTGCCAATGTTTTTTCCATAGTTGTTTTGAGAGTTTATTGGTTACTACAGACTACATTCAGCGCTTAGAGGAGGCGAAAGTTTCTACCAATTATCTGATGGCGGTTTTAATAGTGCAATTTTTAATGAATGGCAAAGGTTTATGAATTTATCGTTTATGCCTCGGTATACTGAAACTACCGATTGCTTTCTCGTAGGAGTAGCCCAAGTTTCAAGCGGTTTATCCTCCTTCTTGTATCCATATCCGGGAATATATCCGTCATAGGAGTGAACAATGTCGGTAATTTCATACTTCACGCGCCCAGGCTTAAACATTACGGTAATGGTGTAGTAAAAGTAATGGTTGGCTCCATAATCCAAAACCCCACGGCCCTTTATAATGCCATTGTCCTTATCGTCTACCTGAATAACGCTTTTGGCATTGTTGAAGTTATCCACAAACCACAGCTTAGCCTTGGTGTAGGTGGCGTTAATGGTGGTATCGGGAACGGTAAACACGTCGGTGTAGTCTATTCTCCCATTTATAACGGGGAAAATGCTATCGAGTGGAACGGTTTTGCTTTCTGCGGGTGGCGTATTGGTCCAAAACGATTTCTTTTTTGGCTTATCCTGCGAAAAGCAAG
The Williamwhitmania sp. genome window above contains:
- a CDS encoding DUF4468 domain-containing protein, yielding MKKLILFALAILIVTACFSQDKPKKKSFWTNTPPAESKTVPLDSIFPVINGRIDYTDVFTVPDTTINATYTKAKLWFVDNFNNAKSVIQVDDKDNGIIKGRGVLDYGANHYFYYTITVMFKPGRVKYEITDIVHSYDGYIPGYGYKKEDKPLETWATPTRKQSVVSVYRGINDKFINLCHSLKIALLKPPSDNW